The nucleotide sequence TGCAGTGACATCAACAGCTCTGAGTATTGCACAAAATTGCAAATAAGTTCATGGGGCAAACATTAGCAATAAGCACATTTCATGTGTTAAATATGTGTACCTCTGTTTGTTAATAAATCTCTGAATAAGATCAAacacagaattaaaaaaaagaaaaggttgaGGGCTTTTGGGTGAACCAACACAAATTACCTTTTTTAGTGTTTAGTGTACTTGTTGTTGACTCCGTGTATTTCAAATTCCAAAGTGCTAAAGACCAGTATGATGTTGATAACCTTCATCTCTTGTCTCCACCTACTTTTCAAGTCTGGCCACATAGCTTGCAGGTCTTGCCTTTTCAGTTTCTGGGCCTCCAGacttccacacacacatctcctgAGGCTACAGCAAGGACTCCAGCATCCACACTTAGCTGACAGgtgaagacagagacaggtggtgTATAggtatgtgtgagagagggagaaaaaaaatgagaatgagcccagattaattaattacatcTTTACAAACATAGAAACACCACACAGACAGCAGATACTGTTCTGATTATGACATTGTGCAGAAGTCCACTTTATTTACTGTATCTGCTTTGTTATTTCTTTGTTGGTAAAAGTATGTCATCTTACCAAATAGATAATAAAGCTATAACATCATCTTCACAAGGTTAACAATTTGACGTTTTAATGGTCTATAAGATGTCGTAAAAAGTACTAACCCCATTGACCCCAGCTTGGTGATGCAGTGTGCACAATGTCCTTGGAGGTGCACACGGGATATGTACCTGCAATAGAGACAAGGTATTACCACTGAAGACTGTTGAGTAACAGCTGGTCAGCTAAATAGGTCAAGAAACAAGGAATTTGCCTCATCGTACCTTGACAGTACGATCAGATGAACAAGTGTAAAGGCTTCCAGGGGACCTGTGGATGCCAGTGACCAAAGCTGTGTGTCCCACATCAAACTGGGACAGGGGTTTTAAGGTCCCCGCctgcatggaaaaggagtggaGCATTCCACTGTTGTCTCCTGCCCACACTTCACAGCCACTGTGGCTCATGGACAGCAGGTAAGAGCTCAGCTAGAAAtggaggtgttggttagagTTAGTCTTGGTGTACAGGTGTATCTGAGCATATATGCACACAAACGCAGACCAAAGAAACtacatgtgtgtctgcatcTACCCGAAGTCTCTTCAAGCCTTTGCCTGCCCTGCGGTCATAGACAGCCACAGTGCAGTCTTTACTCCCAGAGATGATGTACTTGTCATCTGCAGCTAGGCACATTACAGCGTTACCGTGGAGACGGAGGCTTTTCACCAGGGGTTCAGCAgctgtggacaaaataataaccAAGTGATTTGTCTTTGTGATTTCTTTGATAGCTGCTAACTGCTAAGacaaaaagacataaaataaatgttgaagtGTGTAACACTGGTTTTAAGTCATGTGTCACTCCTCTATCATCAGATTtatagaacttttttttttttaatcacactaTGCCATTAAATTGTCATATGCTACACCTGCTTACCTCTGGTGTCATACATGCTGACCCTCTTGTCAAATGTACCAGCCAGCAATACATCTGACTGACAAGACAAGCAGAGGACAGCGGCCCCTGCCCTGATCAGGCCCCTCTCCGCACCACCTGCTTGAAGGTCCCACAGCCTCACTGTGCTGTCAAAGCCCCCTGAGGCCAGCAGAGGTCCCTGAGATGCCAGGCACCAGACCCAGCCCCGATGGGTGCTGAAGTCACCCTGCCCTCCCAATGTGTGCAGCAGCCTGCCACCAGAGTCTGCATGTAGATCCCACAGTTTAACATTCCAGTCTCTGGAACCTGTGGCACAAACTGTCCCCTCTCCACCCAACAGGAGGACTGAGTTGACCTGGGCGATGTGGCCTGAAGGTAGGGTGATGCACTCCAGCGCTGGGGGTGGGCTAGGACTTCTGGTGGGTTGACGTTGTTCCATATCTACCTGTCTTCCATTACCCAGATTCCTGGGGTCTGCCAAGTCCTCTTGGTGATTAAGAGCACCATTTTGCCCCTCATCAGCATCAAACACCATCCTGTGGTTCCTTTCTTCTTCCATTAGTGCTGCTGCATCATCCTCCAGTCTTTCTTCCAACTCCTCTCTTAGTCTTGCCAGGTGGTTCCCACCTACGATGGGCTGCATTTCACCATCCTCACCTTCCATCTCCACCTCCATCCCTTCATCAGCACCATATGCAACCTCCTGCGCCACCACTCCCACCCCTTCTACCTCATTCTCTCTACGATCTTCCTGTCCTTCTGGCTGCCCGTCCTGCCCAGCCCTTTGCTGCTGCCTCACTTGTtccctttcctcttcctcttggGTCTGTCTGGCCACAAGGTGAGCTTGGCCTGTCCAGCAGGTTATCAGCTGCTCCATCTCCACGCAAGCCGAAGGCCAGTCAAAGTCCTCCCTTGGCCCCACTGGAAAGCCAGCTTTGGATCCTATTAGTCTGCGTGCCCGGAGCTGCCAAGCAGTGCTGTCCTTACCCACATTACCCAATGCATGACAGACCtaaaaagaggaggaagagggattCAAGAAAATGTCCAAAATCTGCAGGACTGATAAAGTCTTAAAGGTTCCCGGTAGACTTTCTGACCTCTAGTAGCACCACAGAGCAGTATTATTTATGAGTGGTCGTGGCCCAGTTTGTTTGCCTGTATGTGCACATGCACGAGGAAAACATGACAGATATTCCTGCTAATGGTTTCATACTATTCCAGTGATGTACAGGTGGCAGTACTgcacaaagaaacacagggaagaAGAATACTACTTGCTgataaacattaatgtaaacaACGCAggaattaaaatagttttaaaatatcaggtttgcaaatgttttattaagaAGGAactaatttttttgtgttttatttgtcaagcaaaaaactgctttaaaaacaaacttgattGACGATCAATAGCCCTAGTATTTTTCCTGTAGTCACCTTTGGGAGTATACAGTGAAACAGGGAAAGATATCAGATAGTGATTTAGTAATCTAGATTGAAGCAACACAAATGAGCAAGAAAATTAGATGATAAGacatcttcattttattttatgaaagtCATGGGccaaaacaactttaaaactAACCTTTGGCAGCACCGTGATGACACACTGAGCAGGAAGGTGCGAGGCAATGTGGGTTACCATCTCCCATGGTAGTGACAACAAGCCACTTGCCTCAGCAGAAGGTGAGGGGCTAACATCTGCTGAAGATGAGTGACCAGGAAGCGGAAGACTGAAAGCAGTATTAGACCAATGTGACTTGCTTATTAATCTCATATCATATGGCGATATAaacagccatttaataaaagcacaaaGGAAAGTCTTACCCTTGCAGGTTAGGCACAGAAGCTTCACTGCTCGGAGCTTTCACAGGGTCAGGAGGTGATCCATCCTGGTAAGTCCCTGCCTCTGCTTCATGCAGGTTAACCCTGACCTCAGACATCACCTTCTCTCCTCAAGACCACTAACGTTAACTCAGATACTGTAAGCAAACATTACTTTAAACTGCCTCTATTGTTTGTATTACTGACTGTATGTGTTTCAGTACATAAAACCTAAAATATTGTCACAATGAAATATCGACAAAATGTTAGCTCTTTAGGGCTTAAGTTAGCTTAGCGTCAGCTACATTGGTTACGTTACAATTCAAAGATACATTGCTTGAAGAAAGCTTTAGCTACCCACGAAAACAGACCTTTTCTCTTCGATTTCACCTGATAGCTTTATCTGCAACAGATGACTGTTACATATAAAACACAACTCTCGTAACAGAAATCGACTAACGTTAACTTAATGCTGCAACTGACAGCAGGTTACCGTTAGCTTCAGGTTACTGAAAACAAGCCGAGGCTTTGACAAAGCTAGCCGCTGGTCAAAAGTCGTCGCCGCAGTCAGTGTAACTAAATGGTGACCGCTGTCGCTATATTAACCAAATTCAGACTGTAATCTCTTGTAG is from Micropterus dolomieu isolate WLL.071019.BEF.003 ecotype Adirondacks linkage group LG02, ASM2129224v1, whole genome shotgun sequence and encodes:
- the fbxw9 gene encoding F-box/WD repeat-containing protein 9; the protein is MSEVRVNLHEAEAGTYQDGSPPDPVKAPSSEASVPNLQGLPLPGHSSSADVSPSPSAEASGLLSLPWEMVTHIASHLPAQCVITVLPKVCHALGNVGKDSTAWQLRARRLIGSKAGFPVGPREDFDWPSACVEMEQLITCWTGQAHLVARQTQEEEEREQVRQQQRAGQDGQPEGQEDRRENEVEGVGVVAQEVAYGADEGMEVEMEGEDGEMQPIVGGNHLARLREELEERLEDDAAALMEEERNHRMVFDADEGQNGALNHQEDLADPRNLGNGRQVDMEQRQPTRSPSPPPALECITLPSGHIAQVNSVLLLGGEGTVCATGSRDWNVKLWDLHADSGGRLLHTLGGQGDFSTHRGWVWCLASQGPLLASGGFDSTVRLWDLQAGGAERGLIRAGAAVLCLSCQSDVLLAGTFDKRVSMYDTRAAEPLVKSLRLHGNAVMCLAADDKYIISGSKDCTVAVYDRRAGKGLKRLRLSSYLLSMSHSGCEVWAGDNSGMLHSFSMQAGTLKPLSQFDVGHTALVTGIHRSPGSLYTCSSDRTVKVHIPCAPPRTLCTLHHQAGVNGLSVDAGVLAVASGDVCVEVWRPRN